In the genome of Thermoanaerobacterium sp. PSU-2, one region contains:
- a CDS encoding acetyltransferase, whose amino-acid sequence MDKLILIGAGGHAKAVIDILKKNNKIHIEGLIGKSDEIGKKVLGVPVIATDEQLNDLLKREINYALIVVGSVGDNYLRKNLYEKVKEIGFTFINAFHPSAIISEHVKFGRGNVVMAGTFIGPDTRVGNNVIVNTGSIIEHDCIISDHVHIAPGVKIAGGVKIGEASHIGIGSVIIEGIKIGKNSLVGAGTVVLDDVPDNAVVVGIPGTIKKYRYDMGRNQ is encoded by the coding sequence TTGGATAAATTAATTTTAATTGGTGCAGGTGGTCATGCAAAAGCGGTGATAGATATACTGAAAAAAAATAATAAAATACATATTGAAGGACTAATAGGCAAATCTGATGAGATTGGCAAAAAAGTTTTAGGCGTACCGGTTATTGCAACTGATGAGCAATTAAATGATTTATTAAAACGTGAGATAAATTATGCACTAATAGTTGTTGGAAGTGTTGGAGATAATTATTTGCGAAAAAATTTGTATGAAAAAGTAAAGGAGATCGGCTTTACCTTTATTAATGCATTTCACCCATCAGCTATTATTTCAGAGCATGTAAAATTCGGGCGAGGAAATGTTGTAATGGCTGGTACTTTTATAGGTCCTGATACCCGAGTTGGAAATAACGTGATAGTAAATACAGGATCTATTATTGAACATGATTGCATAATAAGCGATCATGTTCATATTGCTCCAGGCGTTAAAATTGCAGGAGGAGTTAAAATAGGTGAAGCAAGTCATATTGGAATTGGGTCTGTTATTATTGAGGGAATAAAGATAGGTAAAAATTCTTTAGTTGGAGCTGGTACTGTTGTCTTAGATGATGTACCTGATAATGCTGTTGTTGTAGGTATTCCAGGGACAATAAAAAAATATAGGTATGATATGGGGAGAAATCAATAA
- the neuB gene encoding N-acetylneuraminate synthase — protein sequence MLKIANRTISENSSVFVIAEAGVNHNGDLETAMKLVDAASKAGADAIKFQIFQTENLVNKDAEKAEYQKLTTSPDETQYDMLKKLELSYDDHIKIMEYCKRRNLIYLATPFDYESADMLEQADVPAFKIGSGDITNIPFLKYIAKKKKPIILSTGMSNLGEIEEAIEVIKNTGNKSIILLHCTSNYPTEYKDVNLNAMITMKNAFKLPVGYSDHTLGIEVAIAAVSMGALIIEKHFTLDKRMIGPDHKASLEPSELKLMIKSIRNIEAALGNGIKRCRENEKNVRDVARKSIIAAKDIPSGSVITEEMLITKRPGTGLPPKFFDYLIGKKARIHILKDTIIDFSMLE from the coding sequence ATGCTTAAAATAGCAAATAGAACAATATCAGAAAATTCTTCTGTATTTGTTATAGCTGAAGCAGGAGTGAATCATAATGGTGATTTAGAAACAGCTATGAAATTAGTTGATGCGGCGTCTAAAGCAGGTGCAGATGCAATAAAATTCCAAATATTTCAAACGGAAAATTTAGTAAATAAAGATGCAGAGAAAGCTGAATACCAGAAATTGACTACATCTCCAGATGAAACACAGTATGATATGTTAAAAAAGTTAGAATTGTCTTATGATGATCATATCAAAATAATGGAATATTGCAAAAGGCGAAATTTAATCTATTTAGCAACTCCTTTTGATTATGAAAGTGCCGATATGTTGGAACAAGCTGACGTACCTGCATTTAAAATTGGTTCTGGTGATATTACAAATATTCCCTTCTTAAAATACATTGCAAAAAAAAAGAAACCAATAATACTTTCCACGGGAATGTCTAATTTAGGTGAAATCGAAGAAGCGATAGAAGTGATTAAAAATACTGGTAATAAGAGTATAATCTTATTGCATTGTACATCAAATTATCCAACTGAATACAAAGATGTTAATTTAAATGCAATGATCACTATGAAAAATGCTTTTAAGCTACCTGTTGGTTATTCAGATCATACTCTTGGCATTGAAGTTGCAATAGCAGCAGTTTCGATGGGAGCATTGATTATTGAAAAACATTTTACTCTTGATAAAAGAATGATAGGCCCTGATCACAAGGCTTCACTTGAGCCAAGCGAACTTAAGCTTATGATTAAAAGCATTAGAAACATAGAGGCGGCATTAGGAAATGGGATAAAAAGATGTAGAGAGAATGAAAAAAATGTTAGAGATGTAGCAAGGAAGTCAATTATTGCAGCTAAAGATATACCCAGTGGCAGTGTCATAACGGAAGAGATGCTAATTACAAAAAGGCCAGGAACTGGTTTGCCTCCTAAGTTTTTTGATTATTTAATTGGTAAAAAAGCCAGAATTCATATTTTAAAGGATACAATTATTGACTTTTCTATGCTTGAATAA
- a CDS encoding PIG-L family deacetylase, with the protein MILMVVSPHPDDETLGAGGTILRYKKNGYKIAWLNFTDKKEEYGYSITEVDKRTSQINNVIKSYDFDYFYNLKLQPSGLDKYHKKDLIEEVSNIIRQIEPNRIILPYRYDIHSDHKVVFDVLNSCTKVFRFPFIKCILMMEIPSESDYANSDNGFVPNYFIDISDFIEKKIKILNIYDDEIKEHPFPRSEDSVKSLALIRGCASGCRYAEGFRILKFIED; encoded by the coding sequence ATGATTTTAATGGTAGTTTCTCCACATCCAGATGATGAAACACTTGGAGCCGGAGGCACAATACTTAGATATAAGAAGAATGGATATAAAATTGCTTGGTTAAATTTTACTGATAAGAAGGAGGAATATGGATATTCTATAACTGAAGTAGATAAGAGAACTAGTCAAATTAATAATGTGATTAAATCGTATGATTTTGATTACTTTTACAATTTAAAATTGCAACCATCCGGTTTAGATAAGTATCATAAAAAAGATTTAATAGAGGAGGTATCAAATATAATAAGACAAATTGAGCCTAATAGAATAATTTTACCGTATAGATACGATATTCATTCAGATCATAAAGTCGTTTTTGATGTTTTAAATTCGTGTACGAAAGTTTTTAGATTTCCTTTTATTAAATGTATTTTAATGATGGAAATTCCATCTGAATCTGATTATGCAAATTCTGATAATGGTTTTGTTCCAAATTACTTTATAGATATTAGTGATTTTATTGAGAAAAAGATTAAAATATTAAATATTTATGATGATGAGATTAAAGAGCACCCTTTTCCAAGAAGCGAAGATAGTGTAAAGTCTTTAGCTCTAATTAGAGGTTGTGCTTCAGGTTGTAGATATGCTGAAGGTTTTAGAATTTTAAAATTTATAGAAGATTAG
- a CDS encoding formyltransferase family protein, whose translation MRILFIGTVEFSKRILEKLIELNCNIVSVLTKEKSKYNSDFVNLSELCIHNNLEYKYFNNINEFETIKYIKSKEPDIIFCFGLSQLIGKELLNIPPMGVLGYHPALLPQNRGRHPIIWALALGLKETGSTFFFMNEDADSGDILSQEKIEINYSDDAKSLYEKITSIALKQIENFIPLLENGTYKTIKQDNVISNYWRKRSEKDGEIDWRMSSYTIYNLVRALTRPYPGAYFFYKNKKVRVWKVNEVRTNRYDNLEPGKVIKNNNGVLLIKAGDNCIEITDCDLGEIIMEGEYL comes from the coding sequence GTGAGGATATTATTTATTGGAACTGTTGAATTTTCAAAGAGGATATTAGAAAAATTAATAGAATTAAACTGTAATATTGTGTCTGTATTAACAAAAGAAAAATCTAAGTATAATTCTGATTTTGTAAATTTATCTGAATTATGTATTCACAATAATTTGGAATATAAATATTTTAATAATATTAACGAATTTGAAACTATAAAGTATATAAAGAGTAAAGAACCAGATATTATATTTTGTTTTGGCTTATCACAGCTAATAGGAAAGGAACTATTGAATATACCTCCAATGGGAGTTTTAGGCTATCATCCAGCTTTGTTGCCGCAAAATAGAGGTAGACATCCGATAATATGGGCATTGGCGCTAGGCTTAAAGGAGACAGGATCTACATTCTTCTTTATGAATGAGGATGCAGATAGTGGTGATATCTTATCACAGGAGAAAATTGAAATAAATTATTCAGATGATGCCAAAAGTTTATATGAAAAGATTACATCCATTGCACTTAAACAAATTGAAAATTTTATTCCTTTATTGGAAAATGGAACTTATAAAACAATTAAACAAGATAATGTTATATCCAATTATTGGAGAAAGCGAAGCGAAAAAGACGGAGAGATAGACTGGAGAATGTCATCATATACAATTTATAATTTAGTCAGGGCTTTAACTAGGCCTTATCCTGGTGCATATTTTTTTTATAAGAATAAAAAAGTTAGGGTTTGGAAAGTAAATGAGGTAAGAACTAATAGATATGACAATTTAGAACCTGGCAAAGTTATTAAAAATAACAATGGTGTATTATTAATAAAAGCAGGAGATAATTGCATTGAGATTACGGATTGTGATTTAGGAGAAATAATTATGGAAGGTGAATATTTATGA
- the neuC gene encoding UDP-N-acetylglucosamine 2-epimerase: MKKIAVVTGTRAEYGLLYPLLKKIKETNLFDLQIIVTGMHLSPEFGLTFKEIIDDGFEINEKIEMLLSSDSEIGITKSIGLGIIGFADALNRLRPDIVILLGDRFETFAAAVACLVAKIPIAHLYGGELTEGLIDDAIRHSITKMSTYHFTSTEVYKNRVIQLGENPERVFNVGALGIDNIENIKLLSREDLQEELSFKLGEVNILVTYHPVTLENNTSQAQFIELLKALDSFKNVKIIFTKPNADTDGRIISMLIDNYVKTNTDRAASFTSLGRLKYLSLMKNVDVILGNSSSGIIEAPTFKKPTVNIGDRQKGRIKAKSVIDCEANSEKIVLALKKALSTEFKKLCKTIDNPYGDGKSSERIINILKKILDTNISIKKTFYDMVM, encoded by the coding sequence ATGAAGAAGATTGCAGTTGTTACAGGTACAAGAGCAGAGTATGGTTTACTTTATCCTCTATTAAAAAAAATTAAAGAAACAAATTTATTTGATCTTCAAATAATAGTTACAGGAATGCATTTATCGCCTGAATTTGGATTAACTTTTAAAGAAATTATTGATGATGGATTTGAGATAAATGAAAAAATAGAAATGCTATTATCAAGTGATTCAGAAATAGGCATTACAAAATCAATAGGGTTAGGAATAATTGGTTTTGCAGATGCATTGAATAGATTAAGGCCTGATATAGTAATTTTATTGGGTGATAGATTTGAAACATTTGCTGCTGCTGTAGCATGTTTAGTTGCTAAAATACCAATAGCTCATCTTTATGGAGGAGAATTAACTGAAGGTCTAATTGATGATGCTATTAGACATTCGATAACAAAAATGAGTACATATCATTTTACATCTACCGAGGTTTATAAAAATAGAGTTATTCAACTTGGAGAGAATCCTGAAAGAGTTTTTAATGTGGGGGCTTTAGGAATTGACAATATAGAAAATATTAAGTTGCTTTCAAGGGAAGATTTACAAGAAGAATTGTCGTTTAAGTTAGGAGAAGTAAATATTTTAGTTACATATCATCCTGTTACACTTGAAAATAATACTTCACAGGCCCAATTTATTGAATTATTAAAGGCTTTGGATAGTTTTAAAAATGTAAAAATAATATTTACAAAACCTAATGCCGATACAGATGGTAGAATTATATCTATGCTTATAGATAACTATGTAAAAACTAATACAGATAGGGCAGCAAGTTTTACTTCGTTAGGACGCTTAAAGTATTTATCTTTGATGAAAAATGTTGATGTTATATTAGGGAATTCATCAAGTGGAATAATTGAGGCACCAACATTTAAAAAGCCAACAGTAAATATCGGAGACAGACAAAAGGGAAGAATAAAGGCGAAAAGTGTAATAGATTGTGAAGCGAATTCTGAAAAGATAGTATTGGCACTAAAAAAAGCATTGTCTACAGAATTTAAAAAATTATGTAAAACTATTGATAACCCATATGGTGATGGCAAATCATCAGAAAGAATAATAAATATACTTAAGAAGATTTTAGATACAAATATATCAATTAAGAAGACTTTTTATGATATGGTGATGTAA
- a CDS encoding LegC family aminotransferase — MYNIQLDSPNLGDKEKDYLVKCIESGYVSTAGPFVPEFERRFAEFLNVNHCVSVQSGTAALHMALYELGIKDGDEVIVPSITFVATVNPIVYCGATPVFVDVDKDTWNIDPREIEKAITPKTKAIIPVHLYGNPCDMDKIMEIAMENNIYVIEDATESLGASYKGSMTGTIGHVGCFSFNGNKVITTGGGGMVSSNNEKWASHIRFLVNQARDMTQGYFHTEIGFNYRMTNLEASLGIAQLDRLAGFLEKKRMYFEIYKEIFDGIEEISLQKEYESAESSAWLPSVKIDCKKVGMAIPQIQDELKRRGIPTRRIFNPIVDFPPYKKYKKGSYSNSYEIYENGLNLPGSTLNTYEDIKYVAKTLLDILGIKKR; from the coding sequence ATGTATAATATACAACTTGATTCGCCTAATTTAGGCGATAAAGAAAAGGACTATTTAGTGAAATGCATTGAAAGTGGTTATGTATCTACTGCTGGTCCTTTTGTTCCTGAATTCGAAAGAAGATTTGCTGAATTTTTAAATGTAAATCATTGTGTTTCGGTTCAAAGTGGAACAGCAGCACTGCACATGGCACTTTATGAATTAGGCATTAAAGACGGTGATGAGGTTATAGTTCCTTCTATTACATTTGTTGCGACTGTTAATCCGATAGTTTACTGCGGAGCAACTCCTGTATTTGTTGATGTTGATAAAGACACATGGAACATAGATCCAAGAGAAATAGAAAAAGCGATTACACCTAAAACAAAAGCAATTATTCCTGTACATTTATATGGCAATCCATGTGATATGGATAAAATAATGGAGATAGCAATGGAGAACAATATTTATGTTATAGAAGATGCAACGGAAAGTCTTGGAGCTTCATATAAAGGAAGTATGACAGGGACAATAGGCCATGTAGGATGTTTTAGCTTTAATGGTAATAAAGTAATAACTACAGGAGGAGGGGGTATGGTATCTTCGAATAATGAAAAATGGGCCTCACATATAAGATTTTTGGTAAATCAGGCGAGGGATATGACTCAAGGCTATTTTCATACAGAAATAGGTTTTAATTATAGAATGACAAATTTAGAAGCATCTTTAGGAATTGCTCAACTTGACCGATTGGCAGGATTTTTAGAAAAAAAGCGGATGTATTTTGAGATTTACAAGGAAATTTTTGATGGGATTGAAGAAATTTCTTTGCAAAAAGAATATGAAAGTGCAGAAAGTTCTGCTTGGTTACCTTCAGTAAAAATTGATTGTAAAAAAGTAGGTATGGCTATACCTCAAATTCAAGATGAATTAAAAAGAAGGGGCATTCCAACAAGAAGAATATTTAATCCTATAGTAGATTTTCCTCCTTATAAAAAATACAAGAAAGGAAGCTATAGTAATTCTTATGAAATATATGAAAACGGCTTAAATTTACCTGGTTCAACATTAAATACTTATGAAGATATAAAATATGTTGCAAAAACTTTATTAGATATTTTAGGTATAAAAAAGAGGTGA
- a CDS encoding NAD-dependent 4,6-dehydratase LegB, which produces MNLKNKKVLVTGAGGFIGSHLAERLVEIGAKVKAFVRYNSNNNWGWLEKSKYKDEIEIYRGDIRDYDSVRDAMKGVDVVFHLAALIGIPYSYVSPLAYIKTNIEGTYNVLQSARELDIERVIHTSTSEVYGTARYIPIDELHPLQPQSPYSATKISADNLALSFYNSFDLPVTIVRPFNTYGPRQSARAVIPTIITQILNGEKYTKIGNLKPTRDLNFVFDTVNGFIKIAECDELVGNITNVGSGHEISIGSLVEMILKLMDANIEIVQDEQRFRPEKSEVERLVCDSSKIKKYTDWRPEYQLEDGLKETIRWIKDNISLYKSEVYNV; this is translated from the coding sequence ATGAACTTAAAAAATAAAAAAGTTTTAGTTACAGGGGCAGGAGGATTTATTGGTTCCCATTTAGCAGAAAGATTAGTGGAAATAGGTGCAAAAGTAAAAGCGTTTGTTAGGTATAATTCTAATAATAATTGGGGTTGGTTAGAAAAGTCTAAGTATAAAGATGAGATCGAAATTTATAGAGGTGATATAAGAGATTATGATAGTGTTAGAGATGCTATGAAAGGAGTGGATGTTGTATTTCATCTGGCAGCGCTAATTGGAATTCCATATTCCTATGTATCACCTCTTGCCTATATAAAAACTAATATAGAAGGAACATACAATGTATTGCAATCTGCAAGAGAGCTTGATATAGAAAGAGTTATACATACTTCAACAAGTGAAGTTTATGGAACGGCAAGATACATACCAATTGATGAATTACATCCACTGCAACCGCAGTCACCATATTCAGCGACTAAAATAAGTGCTGATAATTTGGCTTTAAGTTTTTATAATTCATTTGATTTACCTGTAACAATTGTGAGACCTTTTAATACGTATGGGCCACGCCAATCAGCAAGAGCTGTTATTCCTACTATAATAACTCAGATATTAAATGGAGAAAAATATACAAAAATTGGCAATTTAAAACCTACAAGAGATTTGAATTTTGTTTTTGATACAGTTAATGGATTTATAAAAATTGCTGAATGTGATGAACTAGTTGGGAACATTACAAATGTTGGTTCTGGACATGAAATTTCGATAGGTTCTTTAGTAGAGATGATTTTAAAGTTAATGGATGCTAATATCGAAATAGTACAAGACGAACAAAGATTTAGACCAGAAAAAAGTGAAGTTGAAAGATTAGTATGTGATAGCTCTAAAATAAAGAAATATACTGATTGGAGACCCGAATATCAACTTGAAGATGGGCTAAAAGAAACGATTAGATGGATTAAGGATAATATCAGCTTATATAAATCGGAGGTATATAATGTATAA